AAGTATCTTTcagatatatttgtatataagATTCTCTACCTCATAAGCTAGAATCAGGTTTGCAGGGGACTTTGAAACATACTATCTAAATTTGCAGTAGCTTCTTATAAAGAAACCTCTGAAATTTCGAACCAAACCGATCTCAAGTAAGTTCGGACATGATATAACCAGTATAGCATAAAGGGAATCGAGACTAGATCCAATTGTCTCTTTTAATAAAAAGACGAGCAATTTTCATATTTACCCCTATATATAGCTACAGATAAATTATCCCCGCGACAGAGAGATCAATCACCAACGACACTCTAAATTTCATCAGGATTCTTACCACTCGTAGAATGATGATACATAAAAATACAGCTTCCTTTTTCTCTAGTTTTTTTCCTCGGAAATTTGGACCGGCAACAAGAATCTATGAAATTTTTACTATGTAATCCTTAAACACAGTTTTGGGGTGGACGTCTTTAAGAAACAACAGATGAGGTCAACTGattttctacttcttcccagtTGTGTACCTTGGTGACAAGAGGATGCTGGCATATATTCTCCATCTTGCACCAAGGATATGAATTCTCATAATCGAAAAGAAGAACCTTAATCCCAGCTTCGGCGCACTCAATGGCGTATCTCGGATTATCATCAATCAAAACTTTTGCTCCCAACGACCTGTGACAAAAAGACTAGTGTGTCAGGCGGCTCATAAATATTCTTAATTCTTTTGAACCAAAAAATCATGAAAGCAAACTCCTAAAGAAAAAGATTGCAGCAGTTAGAATGGCATACCTGCAAATGTCTGACTTGGGTCTTGATTGCCCATCCAAAGCAAAGTGATTGCCGAAATGGATCTCCTGAAAGAGATCCGGATAGTGTTTCTCAATCCATTCAATTGTGTGTTCTTTGATTGCGATCTGTCGGGACCTATGAAGAATCACAACTAAACTAATTATTACCTAGCTAACAAAGAAATGGAAGTAAATACAAGGACTGCACAGGGTACATACGTAACTATGGACAAGTTGCAAGACTCGGATAAGTTTTGAAGAGCTTTTCGAGCACCAGGGATTGGATGAATCCCTTTCTTGAAATACGAGGTCTTAAAGAACTCGTGAACTCGGATATCCGCTGCCAAAGAAATGACAACTTTTGCTAAGGTACTTATCCATGGAATCTTAGAACACGGGAACATGTTTTAGACTTGGAATTTATCAGCAGTGGCACATTATATTTACCATTATTATTCAAATACAGAAGTCAATAGTGACAAAACAAGATAGATGATAACCAAAGTCCAAAATAGTAAACATTAAGACTAAGAAGTGTTCTAAGGCCAAATATATCCCATCAACCAAGTCAACTAAGCAGAAGACAAAAAGCGTGCCTGAAAAACAATGACGATATTATTAGTGGATCCTTTTAACGTGGAAACAAACGACGATAGAGATACAAGAACAATGACAATATAATTTGTTCTCACTTTAAGGGAAAAACATCAAGCAAAACACAAATTTGTCttctaatttttaaatataatcaaACAGCACAAAAACCTATCAACTCACACCGAGGAAAAAGTACATGACTAAGAATATATAAGATTCTATATACCTTCATCACGTGAGCAGTTCCATATCTGTGAAAAAAATACGAAGTGAATCAGAAAATGCATCTATGCAATCTAGTCATTGATAGGGAAAATATAGGCATATAATCAAGTTATATAACAAATGAAAGTAATCACAACACCTCAACGCATGGATATGTATACAAATGCACTGGTAAGAAGAGTTTTATATCAGCTCACATAAGAGAATGCTCAACCCGAGAAAGAGTGAAGTTTTCCATAATAGGCAATCTAAGGTCCTATGAACCATTTTCTCTCTGGAAAAATCCATGAAAATTGAACAaccatttgaaaataaaatctcCATGGTACATAAAAAAGTAAAATATAACTTGGATCAAATTAATAATGCTATTCTTGAAGCCATAACATTACAAACCATGCTAGAAAGTATTAGTGAAACAAGACTCTTTAAAAAGATGAAAGATTACCTTGAAAAACTCATAGACGTGGTATTCTGATATCAAGTGACTCTGAGAGTATCGATCGGCAATGAACTGATTGAGGGCTGATACGAAGTTCCCAAGAACTGAAACCAAAAACCCACAGTTGAAGCAATCGATTATAAACAGGTGATAATACTGAGTAAAGCATGGAATACTCATGGACATAATAACTGAAATTGCTATAAAATATCGACTACAACTTCTGCAAATTATGCCGAGAATGGAATATAAGGGTCATGATAAGTTCCAATCGCCGAACAAATATGAGTTCCGTAAATTTTGCTTATTGCGAAACAATATAGAAAACTATGCAGCTGATCAATGACCAAGTAAAATATTCCTACATGGGAGGTTGGTATGCAATAGTAGCATAAGATTTGATTATCACACAGGAAGTTCTAGCTAAAAACATAAGTTATATTGCACCATGGCAAATTCAAAAACCGAAGCAAACAGAAAGTTGTCAGGAAAATTCAATATACAATGGTGATTCCCTCTAAGTGAGTCATCGATCAATGGATCAGACATTTCCAAAAGGCTAAACTCAATCGATAAAATTTTCTCGAAATCAAGAAAAGTCACACCTTCATCAACATCAACAGCTACCATGGTTTTCCGGGGCAAATGCTTCTCTGAAAAACCAGTTAAGCTTCCGCTACTTCCCATATTCCGATCACGCGCACCATTGAAAACCTTAGAATTCACACCCTTCTCCTGATCCTCAACCCTAACAACTTCCTCAGAAACGCACAATAAATGGGGAAAAGCCATGGCTTTTTGCAGTCCATAACTGTTCCCATTACCATTACTATCCCACAAAATCTTGCTAAAATTTTCCGAGCAGTATCCCTTTAGCCTGAAACCGTTAAGAAACCTCCCTTCACTTATATCAGAGGCTGCTGAAACAGAAGCATTGGAGGAAAGCCTGCTCAAAGATAACATCTGGAAATCCCTTTGATTAAACAAAAAATTCGCGGGCGTCGCCATTAGACAACTCCTCAAATGACGGAATCGATTCAATAGACCAAATCTGGAAGAAAATAGTGTCAAAGGACGCCTCTTTATCATACCGGTTCTTGATACATTTAGTGAAACATCAACCCATCATTTCTTCCACGTTCTTGCGGGATTATTTTCCAAAAGAAAACGAATTAGTGCTGAAAAGAACAATGGCAGACGAGAGACCGGTAATAATCTTCTGGGTTCTGTGTGTATCTAGAAAATGCAGAATATGGGATCGCTTGAAATCATTATTATACAAGAATCAACGGATCATAGGACGCATTGCCTCGACTTTTTGGAGAAAAGCACATGGATTTTGGAATAAACTGGAATGATTCAGCTCCATGATTAATCCTAAATATATAGTCTAGAAAAAGAAGTATGGCATAAACATTGGATTTTCTTCCGCCTGACATTTTAATATTTCATAATTtgtatgttttatttttgtGGTTATATGCATGGGGAATCGTGCTTAATCGGCATGCCCATATTTTTCTCCTTTTCTGATTGCCGtgtcaattattattatataaaaaaacacGATTTTATCGTTGCATCGATTCGTTTTAGtcctgttttttttttcctttaaaaataataaacacattttttaaaaagataataaaaaaataagataCAATGGAAATAACAGCCTGTATTACTAGCTGTTTTTGTTTCTATTTTAATTtgctaaaataaattttttatatatgtcATTAAAATTCTACATGATTACATCTTTTAGCTATCCCACAGTAACTTTCAAATCCTTTAATACTTTTTCCCTCTTGCTATATTAATTTCTATCTTTTATTTCCATGTAGCTAAACATATCATTTGAAAGGGCATGCTTACAAATTACGCATAATCACATAAATTTTCATTTACAGATTTTGTGATTTAGCGAAGATTATGATGGTGAGTTGGGGAGACCTCTCCAACGAGGAGCCTTCGATTTCATGTCTAAATTTAATTCTCACAAAAAACATAAGTTGGATCATCGTCCACTTGCGAAATTTCTCGTGTCGTGCAATTATTGTAGAGACAGAAATATACTCTCTTTATTGAATCTGGGGAAAGTTACTTGGAAACTAATACAGATGATTGGAGTTCTTCGCATATCAAGAAAAGTCAATCCTCAAACCAAGTTATTTGGTCCTTTATATGCAAaacctcaaaaaaaaaaaaagattgaaCCATGATCAGATTTGTTCGAGGAGCATACACAGTTTTACAGCTTAATATAGAAATGGAGGTACTCACAAGTCATAAAGACACGTTATGGGCCAGACGGGATGTTCTCTTCCATCTTATTTTTCATCTTGTACTGTAACGTTGCAGGAGCACAATCTAGTGGTGTTTCGCCTGCAGACAGATAACATAACATCTAAAAAAACAGCTTCTTTATATGTAATGTTACCCCCCCttcaatgaaaaaaaaatacacaCTTGGAAAAAAATGCAAATGAAACTAGGAGGTGCGATGGGCTTTACCTCCTATCTGACTAGGTCCAAATAATCAGTTTTTACAATCATGGTGTGTGGTTTAAAGAAGCAAACCTAGAGACTGAAATTGAGCTTATAATTTCAATTGACAATGTAGACTGACTGATCATTGTTTCTCGAATGTCTCTTCTTTTGGAAAGATATCATAATGATTCTTCAAAATAGGTCTATTTAGAGATGCAGAAGGCACTGGAATCACTTACCTTGTGAATTTTTGCAGTCCAAACTTGCACCATGGTCCATAAGAGTAAAAGCTATCTCAGTTTGATTGAAAACTGCTGCCTGCATAATATACATCAAGTCAAGAGATACTGTTATTCCTACACATCTACCTTTCTGAATAGACAGTAAGGGAGAGTTTGACAGGAGGGTACCAGATGTAATAAAGACGAGCCTTGCTTGTCAGTATAATTTGCATCCACCCCCTGTATGATGTACAAGACATATCACAGCCAAGAAGTCTAAATCATAAATCGACaatcaaaagaagagaaaatagGTGCCTGTCTCAAAAGGTCTTTAGCAGCGGCCGTGTCGCCGTTTTTAATTGCTTCACGTAAACCCTAAGCAATAACGAGTAAATATCAAGTAATAAGGATCTCCGCAGTTATTACTTATTATCATGCTACAATGTAGTGCTGCCTTCATATACTTCAGTTCCAAAGACGAAGGAACATTTTATATACCTCTCCTGTAACTTCATAATCAATGGTTGATAGATCTGTTCGGGTGTTGACAACTTGACCAGGATTGAAAAATGTACTGCAAGATTTTCATCTGATTGCTTTAATATCTAagaaacataataataataactgcAAAAAAATGAAAGACAATTGATCCCAATAAAGATGCACATGATAACATTTAATTCAAGAACACAGAATAGATGCCAATAATTAGTTCCAGTTGTATACCTATGCTTACTGTTCGATGTTGAACCTTTACTCTTAGGTGTTGACTCTGCTTTTTTCACCTTTTGGTTTGACTGGACTGGTGGAATGGAGGTATTTTTTAATGGCTGtgataaaataatttcataaTGATTCCGAGGTTTGCAAAAGGACAAATTTGTAGATAGTAGATACAGCGAAACTCTTGCCTTTATTGTCACATGATCTGTAGAGGAGCTGGAGCTTCACAAATGCATAAAGGCATTCCACACTTGCAATCTAGAATGTCAGGAGTAGGAAGTTTTTCAGTATTTACTTCAGGTTTGGCATCTGCAATTGCACCGATATCTAATCTTGAAACAGAATCAGTTATAACATTAACCGCACTTGGAGAAGCTGGTGCATCATCTTTCTTCAATCTAATAATAATTTGCACCACTGTATATTAGAAATCCAAAGACATACATCTTCATGCTGGGAACAACAGATATGAACCAAAGAGTTTAAAGGACAGATGAGATCCATCAGTGCTGTTGACAAAATAAAAGGGAGAGGTATCACAGAGAAAGTAAGACAAATCGCTCCGTctctgaaaatttggagaccaATAAAGAGCTCTCGTTGAACATGAGAAGCAGACATATATTCAAAGGTATTCAGAGAAATATCACGGCATACAAGGATTTTCATGCTCACTAATCCCAAATCAAGATATGGTAAAGAAATCTTAGTCTGGCTCCACCAAAAACAAGAACCATCTTCCTCAAAACTGCACATTATTCCAAGTCAAATATAATATCAGGATGTTCAAGTACACTTCTTTCAATGCAATGCCCGGAAGAATTCAAAAATTCGGCAGCCCTCAAGTGAGTATCAAATTTATAACAGAGCAATGTCACCCAAGAAAAAGGTAAAAGTGTAAGGTGCAGGATAGAAAGAACTTGAGTATGATCTAGACAGTCAAAGTCTATGTTCTGGCTTCAAAAATCGTATCCACGAGCAAGTGAAATTACCTAGAGTGATCATTGTAACAAACCGCGCATACACGGACACTTGAGTGAATACCAAATTGTGGCAAGGCCTGAAAAAGAAAGAGaggaaaataaatttaagatATAGATGACCTCTACTTTCATACATGCATACAACTGTTTGTATGTTTGTGTGTGAGTTGGGGGAGGGGGGTGGCATACCATTTGATCTGATGAATGTTCAGCACATAAAGTTCGGCCACAACATCGGCAGTGATGCTACATATATGAAACGAAGGATGTGATTAGGAGGGATAAATATGTATAAAGAATAATAGTATGAAATTATATGGCATAGTTTTCTGCAATCCATGAAGGGGAACTATCTAAAGTTTGGTCTTCCAGGTTTCAATTTGTCTTTTTCATAGCAACTAGAATCCACCCtttagaaaataatttaaaaaaaaaggtgctaaagcaaagcaaactgaaaggcaaaaaaaaaaacattgaaCTTGGAAGTATCACTTCCATTTGACGAGGGGCAACGAGAAATACAAAAACTAAAGCCACGTGCATTAACCATCAGTGAGAGTTCCGCTTTCATTCCCGAATTCAAGCACCTGATTCCCATCTACCATTTCGCACAATCTAACATAACAGATTTACATATCCGCGACCaacataatcatcatcattCACAATTTAATTTTATTGGATTCACCAATCAATTCGCATCGGCAGATCAAATCAACAACGTTCAAAGAAATCAATTCAGTACATACCAAGCGAAAATCATCGGGGGGAAAAGGATGAAAACCTTAAATCAAGGAAACACAACTCAAACGGGCAAGAATTAAAATAGCTACCCGACGGCGGAAGGCCGTGAAACTGCATTTGCAGACGTCACAACGAGAGACTTCCTGGAACGGCGGGGGCTCCATCGACGTTGCACCACCGTGCGACCCTTGAATTGGATCAAACACTATGCCCACTTCAATATTTTTCTAATTATAATTTAGACTTTTGGTTTGGGCCGAAGAGCCGCTTGGATCCAATCTCAAAAGTCCAGGCCCAAAATATTTTACtcatttatttttttctcaatgtgtattaataatttttttttttaatataaataagatACTATCAATCCAGTGCCGCAATCAATTCATATACTCAAGCTagtcaacacacacacacagatagatatatatatatatatatatatatatatatatatatataaaattaaaaatcatgTCATTTCAATATAACTTTAAattcataaatatataaaaactatattattatataaattagtATAATACAATATTTTAAGATAATGACCACAATATTTTGGCTTCAGATACTATATTATCTAACGTTTTCATGCTACTCTAGCATATAGATGAGTAGCAAATAAACTAAATTTAACAATTGTTGATATGAGAATGAATTTTATTACTTTGAGCATATTAAGTAGAAAAAAACCATATTTGCCAAGCATATAACAAAGTAAgagtattttaatattttaatgtcAATGAGTTAAACTAAAAAAATTGACATGAAGATTGACACTAAAGATTCCTTCACATGAAGACTGATGTCTAATTGGAGATGGGCTTCACAGTCTACATGTACAGGAGTGTCATTCCACGAATTTCTAtatcaactttctattctaccccATCCAAGTTCTACCTTCTGATTATATAAGGCAATTTTCATTGTGGCGcaagaattataaatttttcaatCTAAAAAACTAAAGAATTATAAATTTCCAAATGTGTATAGAGAAAAAGCTTAGTCAGTATACACTCTAATTGGATGTATATAAGATTCAGTACATGTGCTCCTCCATGTAATTGATGAAATGATGCAACCAAGAGCTAGCTTGTGGTGGTTTTAGACAACATTTCTCCAAGTTTCGGATTCGATCTGGATATTGCATATGATTCGAATTCACGGTTTGAATACCATGAATTCGAATCATAGAAATTGGGAATCCAATAAAGACCAATGTTCATGAAACTGCGGTGCAGGCATCAGTAGGACGATTCCATAGATTTCGTCCGATTAGCCACTTCTAGTAGATACAACTGCTAGGAGGCTCGTCTTCTGGAATCTGAAAGATAAAATGCAGCTATATATTAGGTCCGAAGTGAACACGGTGTTTATGGGTCAAGATGCATTGGAATTACCACGTACTATGCTTGATTTCAACCAaattttttggatgaaaatcatGCGCTCACAAAATGCTTGCATGGAGATCATAGCCATATTATATCCACAGTAATTTATTTACAAAACTTCCAGCAAAGGACTGTATATTTATTTATCCCACTTGTCATTCATCTCCTATTAAAGTATAAATGATTGATAAGTACCTCAACATAAACTTAGAAAAGATTCCTTGCAAAGTGTTATCTATCCAGATATATGGCACAAGAATAGCAATAAATTgtgcaaacatgatatctgaaATGGTTGTCATCCCCTCTCTCTCTCCATGCATGTGATGTTGCCTTGTGCACCAAAATGTGTGCCCTATTTCAAATCTTTCTTGTTGATGTCTAATTTTAAATCCCTGATGAATCTCGCCAGAGCGAGAACATCTAAATTTAACCAATGTACAATACATAATTTGACTATTCACCTCTCCAGCATTCCATTTCCAGTCGGTCTTATTCCATATGCTATGATCAACATCAGTATTTTCCTTGAGAAGGTTATCACTGCACAAGAGTCGAGGGTTTTCAGTTGCAAAGAATATCACCCTTAAAAACCAAGAGGTGAATGTATAAGATTTCTCTTGTTTGCAAGCATAAAGTTAATACTGGTGGCATAACTTACTGGAAGCTTATGCTGGACTGTCCGGAGACAGATTTCATATTGCTATCACCCACATTTGCTATCtgtgatgattttgatgaagtTGAAAATGGATTCCAGTTAGCATTCATTACACTGTCGCTGGCGGGAGCTGAACCGAAGGAACTTTGCACAGCTTGACGAGGAAATTGGTTGACAAAGGTTCCTAACACCAAAGAAACAAAATGGCCTCAGCCAGGGCACTACTTTACCAGGATAAAACTGCTCCAAATTGGTACCTGAATTGTCCAAAGGCATGTTGCTAGCCTGAAACATGCTAAATGGCTGACTGATGTTCCGCAGGGGACTTACTTGGCCAAAGGCATAATTAGGCGCACCAGCAGACCTAGACGTAGCATGACAACAAAGAATTTGGATGTAAGTCAAAGGACCTACAATCGATTGACAGTAGCAAAGTGTAAAGGATAATAACAAACTGATAGGAGGCCTCATTTCGGACCGTGTATTCAGCGATGCCTTCAATtgactaaaacttgacaccgaaCGAGAAACGCTCATGTTGTCATTAGAAGCATTTGAACTAGTTCCAGCAAAAGTTCTTTGCGCGCTTGGTGTAGCATCAGATGATACCATGTAAGGTTTATGTACTAGGTTTTGAAATTCAACTAACTTGGAGTTCACTAAACTCTTCTCTCTGTCAATCTGTCTCATGATAAGAGTAGCAAATAGTTAGTAACGAAGCTAAGAAACATCACTCTCACCACATATAAATAGAGCTAATTCAAGAACAATGACAAGCTGGTTTTGGATTTTTCTACAATACTAGTAAAATGTAACtttgtaaacattttaaaagCTTCATCGAGAAATATTCTGAGGTGCAGCCACTTTTTTATTCTCCAGCTCAGCTCTTCTCTTCTATCAACATTCCTCGAAGTCAGACAAGTTCAaaatcttattctcaatcactTGAAATCCAAACCAGACCAGTATATTTGATGGAAAGAAGAGATAGCATTGCAATTTTTTTTGCTTTCGTATAAATACATCAAATATAGaagttgaattatttttaatatggaCATATTTCACTTTGCTTAGCTATTGTCAGATTTTCTGATTTTGTTTTGGTCACTTTTAGAACTCTGGGACTATGTTAGCCTTGAGAAAAATTATCCTTCAGTGACAATATGACAACTCAACAAGTGGACATTGTCTTACAATAGAGTGCAAGCTCATTCCTCGCTTAGCATCATCATATGCTAATCCACGCAACTCTTCGTAGCTGATGTCACCCACAATGTCACAAGGTCCACTGCAGAAATAATTATCGCAATTATTTAATTGCAAACAGTTTTCAAAAGCTATTTTATCATGATTCATGTGACCCTAGCTTAGATATATTAcacaaaatgaaataaatcaCGACATACTTTCTTCTGTGACCATAACAAGTAAGCTTCCATTGTGGCATCTCATTTTCAGAATCTTCCACCATCATCTGTTTGCAAGATTCAGGATTGTCGCACCTTCAAATGCAACAAACAAATAATCAACTAATTATGCATTAGTTACATGTACTTGAAACATTGAAGAATGAAACTTTGAAAAAGTGAATACATAGGAGAATCACTCACTTATGGTTTGCTGCCTGAGGCTGACCGTTGGATTGCCGTGACGCAGTGGCACCACTTGCGTTTCCAGAGGAGTCTCGGATCCACTTATTTTCAAAAGGCTGGTGCCAAAGAAACAATGAACTGACTGTGAATACATGCCAGATGTCAACGGACAACAATTTAGGTaccttaaaatataaaatttatagatAAGCTAGGTCCCTATTCGATAACAGTTATATGACGCCATCATAATTCTAAAAGGACAACACTAAGAAGCTACAATCTGAAGGAAAGAACCTTGAATTGATTTGGTTTGGATCCAAAATCATTTCTCCCTCCAGTATGACTATTGCTCTGAACACTGAAACCAAAAGGATTTGACGTCTGCTGTTGAACTCCAAATCCAAAAGGGTTGGTCTTTGATTGCTGTGGGGTAGCATGAATAAACTTACAGCTGTCTCCATATTGACAACTGCAAGGAACAACAGATAGCGCAGTTAACTATCATAGAAATCGCCAATTCTTCACAGCACATGATTAATGTGGCATTTTTCAAATTCTCTCTATTTGATGGGGGAAAAAGACCTCGAGTTTCGCAAATGAAACAAATCATGATCCAACCTAATTTCTAGCTAGCACGGAAGAAACAATCAATTCCCTCCATCGAAGAACAAaggtaaaattagttcataaacATGAAGGTAGCCGCAAAGGGActgaaaaattatataaatcacAAATCAAAAGGCTTCCACTTTGTTTCCAAACGTAAATTAGGATCTTgctacatatatattttttaaaaaagacaaATTTTCGAAGATATTATAGAACACTCCAATCTTGCTGAATTGTGTTGGCTTCGCAGCAAAACGAAAAGTAGTTCATGTGAAAAACCGAAACGCTTACCTTCCACGCTGAAAATTCCTACACAGttctcgtctcggaggcatgaTTGTCAATTACGCCTTACCGAAAAAACACACAGAGAAATAGCGAAGTAAAAACCGAACGTCAACCGATGATTTGGATCCGGTCTAAGCACGTGTCTATTTATGTATTAAATAGtttagaaaattaaatttatgtttaaaaataattaagacattttatttgaaaaaataaattagcTGAAACCTAAGTTTGCTCTGAtagattttaattattgatggtttggtttggtttggtttggttGCATTGCAAATTTGGTAAAATTATTTTGATTcgagtttttatcaaaatatgtCTTTAATGTTTAATACAACAACAAACATCTCTTTATTTttctaaatattaaattaaatttgatcgTCTACTCATTATTGAAGGACATCTTAATAAAAATACTATAAAATACATAATCATAATATAACACAAATTTAAACGGCCAATAAAAATTTCATgtatatgatatatatacaaaaacttttgtgaaacagtctcacgaCTCAATTTtttgagacgaatctcttattttggtcatccatgaaaaactattaatttttatgtcaaaattgaGCTCATAGATAAAATacatcgtctcacaaaagacatgtTAATATACATGCACACATGTATGAAGGAAACGGACAAATATAGCCTTTAAGGAACTGTGAGCGTTCAAGTTGATTGAGTAAATGAGCGTTtgataaattatcaaatttagatTCCTCGTACAAACACTTTCTCAAGTAAGCTTGTCATACAAAACTAGCTTGCTTAATATTGTTTACATGTTCCAGTGAACATCAAAAGATATAGTGACGGCgagtttcaaaataaatattagttATTTCTATAGCAAATTTAAATCcatatataaatttttgtttattttcgcTTCGATTTTTGCCATAGTTTTCCGTTTTAAACACTAAATACTAGTATTCTTAGATTAGAACGAGAAACTAGAAAAGATATGAAAATTCTTCGAATTAATTTTGTTTAGTTTCAGATGTTTTAGATTGGTCTATTCACAGTACAAAGCAAGTGCATTTTAGTTTAGTTTAGGGACAAGATAGGTTGCCAATATATAATCAATAATGGCAAGAAGATAAGAATGGTGAATTGCAAAACCATATTCCCTCGTGGGACAGACGCTGCTGCTGGATAATACTCTTCCGGATCATCTGAAGTGGACCTTTCTCCTAAAAACTCATCCAGCCTTTGTTTTCTCTCCGCGGCAATGATCTCGATCGGAAAACTGCAGCGACCATCCGAAGGATCTTTGTAAACTATCTCGCCAAATCCTTTCATGTAGCAGATATCGGTTTGATTCGTCACTGTTGTCTGAAAATACCTGTTGAACGCATACGAGACCTTCTGTTTGTAATCAAGGTGGCTGCAAGAACCTCCTTCTTTCAAAGTAGAACAGTCAGCCAAGTTGCAGCACTTGTCTACCTCACCACTCACCGTCTTGTTGTCCCTCATGTCCCCGTTGAAAATGCACCATCTTGTAGGCATGTATGTGAATCCCCTAGCGATGCTGGGCCATATTTCGCGGCCTTTTCCAGTAAAATCAATCCTGAATTTTGGCTCCCCATTGAACTGGTAGATCCCCCAGTGCCGCTGGAACGGTCCCCAGTCGAGGCTCAACTTGTTCTCATCGGACAGACTATGTAAAAACACATCGACATTCAGTCCAGGCTTTAACGGCGTTCCTCTGGTGCTGGCTATGTAAGGCAAGAGGGATCCGTAGAAACGTTCGGCGTTGGGTACCGTACCCACCT
This is a stretch of genomic DNA from Primulina eburnea isolate SZY01 chromosome 11, ASM2296580v1, whole genome shotgun sequence. It encodes these proteins:
- the LOC140804233 gene encoding vacuolar protein sorting-associated protein 27-like; translated protein: MEPPPFQEVSRCDVCKCSFTAFRRRHHCRCCGRTLCAEHSSDQMALPQFGIHSSVRVCAVCYNDHSRLKKDDAPASPSAVNVITDSVSRLDIGAIADAKPEVNTEKLPTPDILDCKCGMPLCICEAPAPLQIM
- the LOC140805204 gene encoding zinc finger CCCH domain-containing protein 16 isoform X1, whose amino-acid sequence is MPPRRELCRNFQRGSCQYGDSCKFIHATPQQSKTNPFGFGVQQQTSNPFGFSVQSNSHTGGRNDFGSKPNQFKPFENKWIRDSSGNASGATASRQSNGQPQAANHKCDNPESCKQMMVEDSENEMPQWKLTCYGHRRNGPCDIVGDISYEELRGLAYDDAKRGMSLHSIIDREKSLVNSKLVEFQNLVHKPYMVSSDATPSAQRTFAGTSSNASNDNMSVSRSVSSFSQLKASLNTRSAGAPNYAFGQVSPLRNISQPFSMFQASNMPLDNSGTFVNQFPRQAVQSSFGSAPASDSVMNANWNPFSTSSKSSQIANVGDSNMKSVSGQSSISFHDNLLKENTDVDHSIWNKTDWKWNAGEGTHFGAQGNITCMERERG
- the LOC140804232 gene encoding uncharacterized protein, giving the protein MIKRRPLTLFSSRFGLLNRFRHLRSCLMATPANFLFNQRDFQMLSLSRLSSNASVSAASDISEGRFLNGFRLKGYCSENFSKILWDSNGNGNSYGLQKAMAFPHLLCVSEEVVRVEDQEKGVNSKVFNGARDRNMGSSGSLTGFSEKHLPRKTMVAVDVDEVLGNFVSALNQFIADRYSQSHLISEYHVYEFFKIWNCSRDEADIRVHEFFKTSYFKKGIHPIPGARKALQNLSESCNLSIVTSRQIAIKEHTIEWIEKHYPDLFQEIHFGNHFALDGQSRPKSDICRSLGAKVLIDDNPRYAIECAEAGIKVLLFDYENSYPWCKMENICQHPLVTKVHNWEEVENQLTSSVVS
- the LOC140805204 gene encoding zinc finger CCCH domain-containing protein 46 isoform X2, with translation MPPRRELCRNFQRGSCQYGDSCKFIHATPQQSKTNPFGFGVQQQTSNPFGFSVQSNSHTGGRNDFGSKPNQFKPFENKWIRDSSGNASGATASRQSNGQPQAANHKCDNPESCKQMMVEDSENEMPQWKLTCYGHRRNGPCDIVGDISYEELRGLAYDDAKRGMSLHSIIDREKSLVNSKLVEFQNLVHKPYMVSSDATPSAQRTFAGTSSNASNDNMSVSRSVSSFSQLKASLNTRSAGAPNYAFGQVSPLRNISQPFSMFQASNMPLDNSGTFVNQFPRQAVQSSFGSAPASDSVMNANWNPFSTSSKSSQIANVGDSNMKSVSGQSSISFHDNLLKENTDVDHSIWNKTDWKWNAGEIPEDEPPSSCIY